The Nicotiana tabacum cultivar K326 chromosome 5, ASM71507v2, whole genome shotgun sequence sequence tgactttggaggctcgtgggatcagtttttgcctttagcagagttttcctataacaacaactaccagtcgagtatccagatggctcattatgaggctttgtatggtaggcagtgttagttgccagttggatggtttgagccgagggAGGCTCgtttgttgggtacggatctggttcaggatgtcttggacaaggttaggattaatctggataggcttcgtacatctcagtccaggcaaaagagttatgccgaccgtatggttcgtgatttggcattcatggtcgatgagcgggtattgcttcgagtgtcgcctatgaagggcatgatgagatttgggaagaagggcaagcttaaccctaggttcattggccagtttgagattcttgatcgagtgggagaagtggcctacagacttgcgttgccgccgagcttatcagccgtgcatccagtatttcatgtgtccatccttcgaaaatatcatgacgatccatcccacgtgttagatttcagcactgtccagttggacaaggacttgttatatgaggaggagtcggtagctattctagatcggcaggttcatcagttgagatcaaagagttttctTTCTGTTCGTGTTACGTGGAGAGGTCAGTCTACTGAGGCATCGACGTatgagtccgagtccgatatgcagaatCGTCATCCCCATcctttccccgactcaggtacttccttcttctgttcgttcaaggatgaacggttgttttagaggtggagagtgtgatcatcacttgttttaaaagtaaattctgcatTCCAAGGTCtcaaaaacctctttttgtctcacctcgatttgcgtgcgcaatccagGCGCATAGCCagaaagccaatatgtgaaaatctgtgaaaatgacgaattttgactttaaaataaattaagttgacttcggtcaatatttttggtaaacggacctagacccgtgatttgatggtccctgAGGGTCCGTAtggaaatatgggacttgggcgtatgcttggaatcgaattccgaggtcccaagcccgagaaatgaatttttgaaagaaatttttttgctgaattaattatgaagtaaagaagagaatttatgtttgaaaccattggtatcgtgcccgtattttggttccggtgcccggtacatgtcttatatgtgatttaagataagtctgtgaaatttggtaagaaacagacttgaaatgacgtgaatcagaccgtatttgagaaaattggaaaatttgaagttcttaagaaatttcatgattttgatgctaaattcatagttgttgatgttattttagtgatttgaatgcacgagcgagtccgtatgatatttttagattggtgtgaatgtttggtttggagccccgagggctcgggtgagttttagataggccacggggtggatttttggacttgggaaattGCAGGTTTCACCTGTTCTGTTGCACAATTGCGATACCTACAacctgtaaattcataacttagacgcatttcaatcatttttcacactctttcataACCAAAACACTCTAGGGTGAATTCAAAGAcaacttcttctccaaatcgattgtaagtgatttttaactagttttcttcaattttaaacattttttcacatgatttcaactcaaatcaatgattttcatgggggaaattgggtgttttgggtagaacctaggtttttcaaaaattggggatttggacctcaatttgaggtccgatttcaaaacaaattatatatttgagttcgtggggaaatgggtaatcgggtttttattcaaacctcgggttttgaccatgtgggcccgggatgatttttgactttttgggtaaaactttagaaaagtcattttcatgcattagaattgattcatttagcatttattgatgtaattaagtaacttgtgactagatacgagcgaattggtggtgaaatcaagagttaaagcgatagtagagacttgaattgtgttcgtggcattgaggtagtgtttggtctaaccttagcttgagggattaggagtctagtcttatttgctatgtgatatttgatgagtacggcgtataggcatggtgacgagtatctatacgttagtgtcaagcatgcccgtgagtcttatattgtggttattatgacttcgttgtataattcatgctttggtgatgatttctattgttgggcaatgtttgtggaagtaattgtgacatttgaatattgaggagcgttgtctcaagttgtataataaaatgtgaaagtataagtggtaattgaaccttttagagcattggctcaagttgtgaagtgagttgagaagtaaaagtgaaaaaagagaagagaatcactATATTATCTCCCATGCCAGGAatttgttgcttttaatgttatctccctagccgggatgttgatgcttgTTGTGATGTTGTTCCCTTActgggacttgattgttgaactattgttcccttgccgggattcttattgtaatttcatttgttcccttgccctattgtttgtgattgttgttttggTGAGGAAAAGTGttaaagcactaagggtgatgccgtgtattatttttgtgagagagtgttaaagcacgaagggtgatgtcgtgtatgatttgtgaggaaagagtgtaaagcatgaagggtcatacagtgccgcacgatgtaccattccgtactgattatattgattatatggtgaggaagagagtaaaagcacgaagggtgatgccgtgcacattttcattacttgattgctttggtgaggacgagagtaaaaacacgaagggtgatgctgtgcacttattgatttctgattcatTGTTGATGtctgagatatgttgtttctttcaattacctgttgtctttctattcaaAATTGGTAGTTCCCCgtagcatgttacccctcccatacttgactgtatattactgttctttttttccgttgtatatagttgaattgcacaggttcatttggtagtctggtcctagcctcgtcactacttcgccgaggttaggctaggcacttaccagcacatggggtcggttgtgctgatactacactctgcactgtgtgtagatcccgaagcagcagcttttggaccatagattgagtggctgccttcagtccacctggagatccaaggtagttcttcaggcgtccgcaggccctggcatctccctctatccctttattccTGTTTCATTTACTTAATTCAGAAACAGTATGTCTTTCATCTTTCAGATtgtgtatgtagtattcttagatcgtctgtgaaactgtgacaccagttctgggtagtcgatgctcaaacagttgtattagatacatatttcagatagtttactgcatttcttccgcttattgtagTTTCTGCTGTCTACacgttattgctttataattgCTAAAGAATataaattggtaaaaaggtaatttgttcaaactGTCGGCTTGCCTAGATCACATTagtaggcatcatcacgactcccgatggcgGGAAATCCGGGCCATGACacatactaaacaatacacgtctaaataatactgaccaaacaagaaactctggagcaaatggagcgcaccaacattttttgctgagttgatagcctactttgAGGACACTCGATCtatctatcgggacttgcgggcatgaaacgcggCGTCCCCAAcaaaggacgttagtacgaacaatgtaccgagtatgtaaggcacataaataactATATAAAAGACATGTAAGAAACATGGGGTAAATGACACAACCTATAAGTTTGGATAACTcggtaaatcatgaaatacttatagtgttaTGCATATGTGCATGActatcatgtcgtgcataggtacatatgttcataacatcatcaagcctctgagggcatcacatcatatcatctcgaccactgcgggcaaatcatcaacgtataccggcTGATCaaatggtggtgcgtatataacatcgtaacctttttccatatcccatatatatatatatatatatatgcgtatataatttCATATGGTCAtcggtcaatgtacatgtataaatgaatgcaatgcatggaaattgtgcatttgctcgtttcgtttgtatcgtatagatcatgccaaaagaaagaaattatagccttaacatatcttaaTTCCTCATAAGAACTCGAGAAGGTCGTAGATGAACATTCAAACTTGGATCATATTCAAAAGAATTATCCTCAAGGCATGAATTCCCACAGAATTATCCTTAACTAAGGGTATTGAGCGTTTGTTAACTCCTTCTCCATACCAAATGAAGGGTGAACGTTTATAATAGGCTTTCCAAGAATGAGAGTACACCAAATTCACTCACAACAGTAACATAAACCAAATGCCTATCAAGTGCTCCATCATGTTTATTTGGCATTGTAGTAGGAAAATGATATGTATTCTTTGAAGATATACTAATGTGACTTTGTAATAGAAAGAGCACTATATTTGAATCTCTTGAAGATCTAAAAGGTCAAATGGAGTAAAATGGTCACAAATGTGTGTTTGAATGGATATGGGCCACTTTATATGGTGGCTTAACCGCATACCATTAATTTGCCACCTTTCAATTTAATTTAAGAGTCATTAGTTTGAAGgttgggctgccacgttgggaaaatttaatctttatcccataattccttaattaattaggtaatattccattacccaataattaatcaattacccacataattaagaattatcccaacttacttaaaatactactcacttttaacatacatTATACACCTTGCTATcataccttgtatgacactagtccataaatacggggtattgtggctcggaccgtattttatcccaaattgtcaaaatttgacgaaattcattttcttttatttgcttaccctctcacctttacgaattaACTCAgcacttgtttgaaatagaataatatttacaatctccaaataatcttgtccttgaactgatgtcaattatcttacgacaaattcaacgtacaatactacagggtgtaacatcatcgtaatataatactgcagagcgtaacatcatcgtagtataatactgcggagcgtaacatcatcgtaatacaATAATGCAGAGCGTAACATCAtagtaatataatactgcagagtATAACATCATCGCAATATAATACTATGAAGTGTAACATCACTGTAATATAATACGATAAGGCATAAACTCTAAGTCATCACAAATtctgcacatgaatcgataaggcaaattataacacacattcatcaagttctttgccTGAATTAtccttgatgttttctttccttattcaTAACTAATGTGCCAATATATTGATAACCCATTACTTCCAAGGCAAACAACCACATGACCAAATCGTAATCGGTGGACTCCCTCACTTAGTTTTAAGCTACAATCAAATAAATCTAGAACTCACAATGactcctccttctcaattaccatgatcttgcACCGTTACCCGCCAAACTTCACTCAAtctcttgttaaacttttcacAAAGCATAATGAATCATCAGCCACAATCGCACTTTCGACCTCCTAACAATCGTACAATATTCTTCAAGCGATCCAAGCTTACATCGTAGTACATGCTTCTAGGTAGAAAGTAGACTCTTCGTAGgaacttcatcaaaatcacgcaaccgctagcctactcacaggagatagcccacctgtgtaATTCCATATCAACACCTCCCAACGACATTTCCCTAGTTACAAATACCACGAAATCAataaaccctcctgagcccatgctcgtgCACCAGCTGTAAGAGTTTGTTCATTCTCTATTAGCATCAACTGAAGGTCCAACTATATGTCCTGAAACTCGAATTCATGTTGCATCCCAAAGTGATACTTAAGCTTTCACACCCATCTTCATTCCAAGTGAACTACTTTCCGTCATATTCAAGCTTCCTCCGTTCAACAGCCACCATCccaaatgaaatgcataagattAGTCATTATCCACCATGATCCCCAAATCGCTCCAAACTTTCTCAAAGCATGTGGccatcctaccacaaaatccatacgcTACTCTGTCactcccactttggttaaaccatctctttaagcaacttctcggtCTCTGTTGTTCGTATTTGACCTTCTAGCAATTCCACCTCcacgagacacctcccaccatgactttcctcatcctttgctgcccaaatattgcctcaaatcaaaatccatatTTGTAGCACCCGAACTAATAAATttctaccaactctaagcctccacgaagatcatttttctcgagccatcaacattataAACACCGATTCGACGTTGAAACAGCTACGCACCGCCATCTCAAACAACTTCTTcttaggcaccatttcacaacaccctactCCAAAGGTAAATCAAAGAAGACTATAACACCGACGAgccttaatgcgttcaaacaacaacaacgacatCACAAcacaaatgagaatttccatCAAGTTCGAAAATATCTGATCTTACAACTTCGTCAagcaaggcctgaacatccatagtccaattGCTTTTCCTCCTCTAGAATTGAATGTCGAACCTCTAAaccatgcactgagaaatcctcttTTCACGCCATTCACTGTTGCAACACATAAATAGACACCCTACTATTTACACTAACACTGCGCGATAACAATGCATGAACATTATAATAAATTGTTCAAAGTTTCGAAACCGTAGGCAACACTAGTACTGGGCTGAAACGACAGAGCACCCTTCCACAAGGAGACGATAATAGCCCGCTCGAATACGCAGTGAGAAACATCCTACACCACGtatgcagtaccactacaactctttgatgcccaattgataacgaGTGGTCAACATCGTATACGAATGAGTAGAAAGGAAAATGAAGTCATAAGtttcaatggaatcaaatcgcatgacgaggaatcaagaagggaagtgctcctaacatccctgtagtctctcgaagataagcacagacgtctctataccgatccacaagactctactagactcgctcatcaCTCATGAaacccaagtgaacctagagctttgatatcAGGCTATCACGACCGAATtaccactataggtcgtgatggtgcccaataTCGTCGTTAGGCAAGCTAACGGtgaactattaactaaattattcattttttatttttgaaatcgtgAATTTTATTAGATAAAGGAAATTAACACATAAAATCATGGAAACTTACTATTTAAATAGAATATATAATAAAAGTGTGTAAATAGTAAGCAAAACCAcaaacaaattctagaacatcccaaaatctggagtcacaagtgcataagcatctactaaagagtacaataataatacaatatctgtccGAAATATAAAATAGgtaggataaagtaaataaataagatggAGAATCTGTGGGCTGCGGTGCGTAGCATAGAAAgaagctcaccataaagtcccctcagcaATTGGACCTATGCATCAAGATGGCCATCAAGGATCCTGCataataagtgcagaagtgtagcacgagtacgtaaatcaatgcatacccagtaagtatctagcttaACCCCGGAGAaatagtaacgaggggtcgacattgacacttactaatgGTGCAATAAATAGAGTATAAGAATCATAGGCATGCATGAAATATAGCAAGATCAATAGGGCAAGGAACAATATGACAAAATCCGTTAGCaaaatttcatcattttaaaaTCCCCAGGGGCCACATGCTATCTCATCACTATAAAAACCATCAATTTAATATCCGCTCTCAAGCAATAGAATATcatgaaaatttcaaattctatcaAGAGGCTAATCTCGTGGATATTCAGACTCTTAACAAtttttacgcacgaattatgtcgaggtcgttcgGCCTAATCCATATAATCGTGTATATACACTATCGCGGTCGTAGGTTCTGATCCATGGATGcatcccataatatatatatcgGTGAGGCGTTGAACTCTTCGGATTTGCAAATTACGTATTTACAACTTCAAGGTAAGCCCATAAAAGAATATAAATTCCCATCAGTGATTAGTACCCCGCCAAATCTCTAGACAATGAGGCTCGATTTAACATACTCTCTATCCAAATTCTTACTTATTAATTCAGGCTATTTAAACTAGAAAATTGAGTTCAAACAGTGCAAGTAATAGCATAATAAAGGCCGACGTCTACCtagacataacatgaatctagctaaatataaactctcgtcacctcatgcaaaTGTAGCctccacaactagtagcacataacaatcaaATACCTAGGGGATGATTTCCCTCTCACAAAGTTAtgcaggagacttaccttgctcagaagttccataaccggctccaacgcctctctaacacctcaaatcaatGCCCACCGATCCGAAACTTGTCAAGCAAtcatgcaaaccaataaaaatatactccaatgcttataattaataaatttataacaattctcaactccgctcgaacaGTCAataagtcaacccccgggcccatgtgcccggatttcaaaattttttgaagataatcattacctataacaccacgaactcaaatatataatttatcccTAATTCCACGTCCAATATCGTGGtgaaaaaccaaaaatataaaattttaggtTTTTCaccaaaatctcacaatttccaTAACTTTTCGTGTTTAAGCccatatacaaaccatgtatttactTGCAacaagtgggaatcacttacttccagttagatgatgaaaatggcactccaaaGTCGCCCCAAATCCGTGCTCCATAGCTCAAAAATATGAATGAAATACTCAACCCTCAAATAAATAGGGTCTGCATAGCAATCATCGCAATGCGGTCAAATGACTGTATCTACGATCCCTAAGTGCGGGACTGAGGATCGCATCTGCGAACACCCTCCGCCTCCAACACTTTCGCTTCTACGAACACAGACCGCTTCTGCACCTTCATCCCAGgcccttttccgcttctgtggaaaacACCTCACACCTGCGGAAGCCCACCTTCTCTTGAGCCTCCGCATATGCAGAAGACCATCCTCTTCACCTTTCACTTCTGTGCTCCACTGTCTGCATCTGTGAGCTCGCAGGTGTGGTAAATTCCTTGCACTTGCGAATCCAGCCAGACTTAATCACAACTGCTTCTGCGAACCCTgggtcgcttctgcggtctcgcacctgtggCCAAAACCTCGGAGGTGCAAACACATCAGAATCCTTAAGCTTCAGAAATTCTTTAagtccaaaactcgatccgattCCAATCTTATttgcacccgaggcccctgggaccccatccAACCATACTAAcgcatcctaaaacatgatatgaacttagtcaaaacctcaaatcatgacaaacaacatcaaaactatgaattgagggtcaaaatctttctttcaactttcaaactttcaaacttcatcGAACGCATCCGAATTACAGTTAAACAACTTGTAATGACGCTAAACTTTACATGCAAGACACAAATCACGATATGAACCTTTTTCAAGGCTTGGACTCCCGAACGGATATCGACAACACTAAAGTCTccttcaagtcaaacttaggaatttctaAAACCTTCAACATACCAACTTCccacaataagcgctgaaatactcctggaccacccgatactcaacccaaacAGGGGTTGTTTactaaaaagtaaaatattttttaatttttccaacttaaagcttcctaattgagaattttccatctgaatcaactttgaacttcccgaaatttaattccgactatgcgtacaagtcataaaacatgaagtgaagctactcaaagtctcaaactgCCTAACGACGTACtagtgctcaaaacgaccggtcaggtcattacaatcataaattagggcttcaatcaataaaaaaagtcttgacttttaaatttaatacatttcagttcctttttaagacttttgagtaattacaagctgacttttgagaatttgggtattatatgaaggacttattcaacaaattttattttaatttgaaaaagtctcaaAGACTTACGTCTCACGCCTCAAACGCTCGAGCATATGCTCGGATTGATGGGTGTACCTCTCCTGAGACTTTCATGTTACACCAACACCTCAGGGCATTTTTGATGCATCTCGCCCCAAGGCTCGCCCCGAAAACGTCTTTTAAAACCCTGGTCTTACCATATCCAAAAATTTCAAGCCATGGCCACCAAATTTCCTCAATATTAACGTTCTTTTGACTTTTAATCGAGTGGAGTTTGCTTACGTTATAACTAATCTTCATTATGTTGCATTATTTGTTTCCAATTTCAGCACTCACCATTTGCACACTTGCATTATTACTAATGTTTCATATGCATATGCAACGTGCTTCTTAGTTTGTTATCTTATTTGGATATTTATCATTAACTTAGTTGTTGTTTTTTTAAAAACGGGTTAAACAAATATAGCTGGTGAAAGTATATTAACTAGTGAACTTCAATTCTTTCTTCTCAATCTCTTAATTAATCATAAGCTAATAGTTCTAGACGAAGTACTTTATGTTCGGTTAAGTGCACTAATAGCCACTTTAGTTTTAGGATTGGGGTTTAAAATATAGCAAGCATTTTCAATGAATATagtagcctgtttggccaagcatGGTCAAAGCCAaaaacacttcttcttttttccagaAAAAGTGCGGTTTTTTCAAATTTGAAGTGTTTGGCAagcttttaaaagaaaaaatatacatattttttagTAGAAGCAGAAATAATTTTTCTCTAAAAGCACTTTTgtgaaaaatacacttagaagcacttttgagaaaaatacacttaaaagcacttttaaaagcttggtcaacagtaattgctgctcaaaaatatttttcaagttaattaaccaaacacaaactgtttttcatcaaaagtacttttcaaattaattaaccaaGCACAAATTGTTTTTCACCAAaagtagttttgaaaaaaaaatatttcttaaaataagCTGATAATGAAGCTCGGCCAAACAGGCTATACGACAACCATAACTTGAAAAGAGTAACGACCAAGTGTCATTCATACTAAAACTCATGCAACCTAGAAATTTATTACCCACTAAAATTGATTGTAATGGCTTGAAATAAATAAAATGTGGTACTAAAGTCAAGAAGTGTAGTTTGAAGTAGAGCTGTTTAAAAGTATAAAAGGGAAATTAAAGGGAAGTAGAAACTTCCAATTAAGTATAGAAAGATGACGCTAGTAATAAAGTAATTGACGTCATTTATTAGTTCATTTCAATGATCAAATTTGTTGAGATAATTTATATACATTGTTTTGTATACCATATATTACATTGTATttattctttcatttcttttatttccctCAGTTGTACAGTGCTTATATCAGATATTAGTAAAGGTGTTAATTGGTATTAGCTATTAGTTTAGACACTATAAATAGGATATTAATTGTATATTATCATTTGAGttgtaaataataaaaatcagctCCCCTTTCTAGAAACTTTATTTGTGCTCTCTCTCTTTTGCATGATCTGTTTTTTTCTGCCATTAGAGCTCACACTGAGCTCATGTCTCTTTTCCTCGATTACCTATGAatttcacatggtatcagagcccaggCAATAGCCTTAGAGTCTCGCCGTCTTATATTTTTTGTTCTTCTACTCATACAATCAGAaattgattttttgtttttgggaATTAGGCTTTATGTGTAGAAATCGATCAATTAGTCGACTAATCTTAGTGATTCATCTTAGCTACTAACGATTTCATCTCGGCTGAGCTAAATCATGGCCGGAGAGGACGAAGTCCCGGTGACGGACAAAACAACCCTAGATTCAACAAGTCTGCAGTACATGCATCCATCGGAAAGCGCTGGATCTATGTTAGTTCTGGTAGCCTTTGATGGAACTGGTTATAGATCATGAAGAAGAGGAATCCTCAGAGCACTCTCCGTGAAAAATAAACTAGGGTTCATCACCGAAAAATATAAGAAACCAGATCTTGATTCTGTTAACCTCGACCAATGGGAGCGATGCGATGATATGGTGATTCCGTGGATCTTAAACTCACTATCTAAGGACCTAGCGGACAGCTTGCAATACGTTAATGATGCTAAAGAACTTTGGCAAGAGTTGAAGGACAGGTATGATCAAACTAATGGTGCTAAGTTGTAtcagctccaaaagaaaataaatgattTGAAATCAGGGAATTTGGACATTACTGGATATTATACAAAGATGAAGAAACTCTGGGAGGAACTCAACACGATGAACATATATGCTAAATGTGCT is a genomic window containing:
- the LOC107787711 gene encoding uncharacterized protein LOC107787711, which gives rise to MVIPWILNSLSKDLADSLQYVNDAKELWQELKDRYDQTNGAKLYQLQKKINDLKSGNLDITGYYTKMKKLWEELNTMNIYAKCACKCTCGARENMHKAEQDRKLIQFLMGLNKCILW